Within the Nocardioides aurantiacus genome, the region GCCGATGCCGCGCGAGCCCATCGGGGTGGCGAGGGTGTCGCTCTCCTCCAGCCACTCGACCTGGAGGTCGTGGACGTCGGCGTGCGAGGCGACGTGGTAGCTCGCGAGGTCCTGGGTCACGACGTGGCCGTACCGCGGGTCGCGCACCGACTCCTCGAACAGCGCCGCCCCGAGGCCCATCGTCATCGCGCCGAGGAACTGCGAGCGGGCCAGCACGGGGTTCACGATGCGCCCGACGGAGTAGACGCCGAGCATCCGCGGGACGCGGATCTCGCCGGTCCACCGGTGCACCCGCGCCTCGGCGAAGACCGCGCCGAAGGAGTGCATCGCGTGCTCCTGCTGCCGCGGGTCGGCCTCGCCCCCCGCGGTGCTCTCCGCGCCCGGGCTGGGGTGCTCGCCGTGGTCCTCGCGGAGCTGCTCGACCGCGGCCGCGACCGCGCCGCCCCACGAGCTGGTGCCGGCCGACCCGCCCGCCACCGTGGCCGGGGGCAGGTCGGTGCTGGCGATCTCCACGTCGACCGAGGCGACCGGGCAGCCGAGGGCGTCGGCCGCGATCTGGGCCAGGACGGTCCAGGCGCCGGTGCCGATGTCGACCGCACCGACCTCCACGCGGTAGCGGCCGCCCTCCAGCGCGACCACCCGCGCCTGGTTGCCCGGCATGACGTAGGTCGGGTAGGTGGCCGACGCCATGCCCGTGCCCACCCACCAGTCGCCGTCCAGCGTCGAGCGGGGGGCGTCGATGCGCGAGGCCCAGCCGAACCGGTCGGCGCCCCGGTGCAGGCAGTCGACGAGCCTGCGGTCGTTCCAGGGCTGGTCGTCCTCGGGGCTGCGCGGCGGGTCGTTGAGCTCGCGCAGCGCGACCGGGTCGACCCCGGCGGCGACGGCCAGCTCGTCCATCGCGACCTCGAGCGCGTGGGCGCCCGGCAGCTCGCCCGGCGCGCGCATCCACGACGGCACGGCCACGTCGAGCCGGGCGAGCCGGTGGCTGGTGCGGCGGTGCTCCCCGGCATACATCATCCGGCTGATGGTGGCCGTCTGCTCCGCGAACTCCTTGATGGCCGAGGTCTGCTCGAGCACCTCGTGGCCGACGGCCGAGATCCGCCCGTCGCGGTCGGCGCCCAGCCGCATCCGCGAGATGGTCGCGGTGCGGTAGCCGGCCAGCGCGAACAGCTGCTGCCGGGTCAGCACCAGCTTGACCGAGCGGCCCGGCACCGCCTTCGCTGCCAGCGCGGCGACGACCTCGTGGCAGTGGGGCAGGCCCTTGGAGCCGAACCCGCCGCCGACGTACGGCGCCAGCACCTGCACCTGTGACTGCTCGAGGCCGAAGAGCGGCGCGAGCGTCCTGGCGACGGGGTGGACGCCCTGGGTGGAGTCGTGCAGCACCAGCGGCTGGTCGGCGCCCTCGTCCCAGCGCGCGATGGTCGCGTGGGGCTCCATCGGGTTGTTGTGGTGGTAGGGCGTGGCGTAGGTCTGCTCGACCGTCACGGTCGCCTCGGCCATGGCCGCGTCGAGGTCGCCGACGTCGGAGTCGGTGGGGTAGCCCGCGTTGACCTTCTCCGGGGCGTGGGTCGCCGCCTCGGGCGTGAAGTCGACGTGGTGCTGCTCGGCGTCGTAGGAGACGGCGACGAGAGACGCGCCCTCGCGGGCGGCCTCGAGGGACTCGGCGAGCACGACGGCGACGACCTGGCCGCGGAAGCCGACCCGGTCGTCCTGGAGCACGGCCAGCTCGCGGTCCTCGGTCCGGTCCAGGCGCGGGGCGCTGGTGTGGTCGAGGACCTCGACGACCCCGGGGTGGGCGAGCGCCGGCGCCGCGTCGACGGAGGTGGCTCGGCCCCTGGCGATCGTCGACTGCACGACGACGGCGTGGAGCGCGTCCTGGGCGTGCTCCGCGGCGTACGTCGCGGTGCCGGTGACCTTGGCGCGCCCGTCGCGGCGTACGACGGAACGGCCCATCTCGCGGGCCTGGATCGGCCGCGCCGTACGGCTGCTCGGCTCCTGGGTGGTGCTCATGCGTCGACCCCCTCGGTCGTGGCGGCGCCCGCCCGGCGGGCGAGGCCGGTCAGCGCGTGGATGGTGGCGCCGCGCACCATGGCGGGCTTGTAGGCGTTGTCCGCAGTCGTGACGGCGTCGGACAGCTCGGCGTCGGCGGCCGCGGCGACGGTCTCCTCGGTGAGGACGTGCCCGCGCAGCCGGTCCTCGAGGGTGGTGGCGCGCCACGGCTTGTGGGCGACCCCGCCCCACACGACGCGCAGGTCGCGCACGGTGTCGCCGTCGAGGTCGACGGCGGCGGCGACGGAGACCAGCGCGAAGGCGTAGGACGCCCGGTCGCGCGCCTTGTAGTAGGTCGAGAGCCCCGACACGGGGGAGTCGGGCAGCTCGACGGCGACCACGAGGTCGCCGTGCTCGAGCACGGTGTCGTCCTGCGGCCGGTCGCCGGGCAGGCGGTGCAGCTCGGTCATCGGGACCCGGCGCTCCCCGCCGGGACCCTGCACGACCACCACGGCGTCGACCGCGGTCAGCGCGACGGCGAGGTCGGAGGGGTGGACGGCCACGCACGACTCCGAGGCGCCGAGGATGGCGTTGTAGCGGCCGTAGCCCTCGACCGCGGAGCAGCCGCTGCCGGGCTCGCGCTTGTGGCAGGGCGTGGTGACGTCCTGGAAGTAGACGCAGCGGGTGCGCTGGAGCAGGTTGCCGGCGGTGGTGGCCTGGTGCCGGATCTGGCCCGAGGCTCCCGCGAGCAGCGCACGGGCGACGGCGGGGTAGCGCTGCCGCACGACCGGGTGGGCGGCGAGGTCGCTGTTGCGGACGTTCGCGCCGACGCGCAGCCCGCCCTCGTGCGGCTCGATCGCGTCGAGGCCGAGCCGGGTGACGTCGACGAGCGTGCCGGGCCGGGCGACGCCCAGCTTGAGGTGGTCGACGAGGTTGCTGCCGCCGGCGATGAACCGCGCCTCGGCGTCGGCGGCCACGGCCTCGACGGCTCCGGCGACGTCGTCGGGGCGGAGGTAGGTGAAGGTCCTCATCGGGCCGCCTCCTCGGTGGTGGTGGGGCCGTCCGTGGCGACGCCCGCGGCGTCCTTGATGGCGGCGAGGATGTTGACGTAGGCGCCGCAGCGGCACAGGTTGCCGCTCATCCGCTCCCGCAACTCGTCATCGAGGTGGTCGTCGTCGAGGTCGACCTCGGCCTCGAGGTCGTCGGTGACGTGGGAGGGGTGGCCCTGCTCGAGCTCGGCGAGCGCGCCGACGGCCGAGCAGACCTGGCCGGGCGTGCAGTAGCCGCACTGGTAGGCGTCCCGGTCGAGGAAGGCCTGCTGCACGCGGTGCAGGTCGCCCTCGCCGCCGCCCTCGGTGGCGGCGAGGCCGTCGGCGGTGGTCAGCGCGGCGCCGTCGTGCTGCACGGCGAGGCTGAGGCAGGTCAGGTGGCGACGGCCGTCGAGCAGCACGGTGCACGAGCCGCACTGGCCGTGGTCGCACCCCTTCTTGACGGTCGTGACGCCGAGCCGCTCGCGCAGCGTGTCCAGGAGCGTGGAGCGGACGTCGACCTCCACCTCGTGCGCCCGACCGTCGACGGTCAGCGTGAGGCGGTGGCCGGTGCCCTGGGGGGAGGTTCCGGTCGGGGTGGTCACGGGGTGGGAGTACCCAGGCGGGAGGGCGGCTCACCGGGTCCGGGACCGGCAGCGGTCAGTCGCGGACCCGACCGCGCAGCTGCTTGACCTGGGAGCGGCGCTTCTTGCCCTCGGCCCGGCGACGCTGCGAGCCGCGCGTGGGCTTGGTCGGCACGCGAGGGAGCGGGGGCGGGGCGAGGGCCTCGCGCAGCCGGTCGGCCAGGCGCTGGCGGGCGGCGAGCCGGTTGCGGTGCTGCGAGCGGTGCTCCGAGGCGGTGACCGCGAGCCGCGGCCCGAGGGTGCGTACGACGCGCTCGCGCTGCGCGTCCGAGAGGGCGCTCGTCGTGGTGAGGTCGAGGAGCACCTCCACCCGGCTGTCGGTGGTGTTGACCGACTGTCCGCCCGGGCCCGACGAGCGGCTGAACCGCTCGACGAGGTCGCCCTCCGGCACGGTCAGCCCCGACGGGACGCCCGGCCCGGGACGCAGCTGCAGACCCGCCCCCACACCGCGTCCGCCGTCCACCGAGACCATGGGACCAGGCTAGGGCGCGTGCCCCGTCGCTGCGGGGCGGGACCTTCGACCCTGGTGCGGCGTACGTCGACGGGTTCGGCTTGGTCCATGGCCGAGACCGACCTCACCGACCGCACGGCCGTCCCGCGGCCGCCCAGCTTCGACGTCCTGCCCCGGGAGCGGTGCCGGGAGCTGCTGTCCGCCACGACCGTGGGCCGCATCGCCTTCACGGGGCGCGACGGACCGGTGCTGCTGCCGGTCAACTACCGGGTCGTGGGCGACGCCGTGGTGCTGCGCACCTCGTCGTCGGGGACCCTGGCCCAGCTGGCCGGGGCGGAGACCGAGGTGGTCTTCGAGGTCGACTACCACGCCCCGATGTCGCGCTCGGCCTGGAGCGTCCTGGTCCGGGGCACCGCGCGGGTGGTCGAGGACCCCCACGTGCTGGACGCCGCCGAGGCCTCCCGCGGCGTCTCGTGGGTGCCGGGTGACCACGCGCTCGTCCTCGCCGTCACGATGGATCGGGTGACCGGCCGCAGCGTCGGGTAGTCACCGCCCCCGGTGGTCGCCGTCACGGTGAGCCCCGGTCGTCGCCCATCGGGCCGCCCGGCATCATGCCGCCGTCGCTCCAGGACCGGCCGAACCACGCCCTCGACCACCGGTGCATCTGGACGATCTCGGCGGACTGGTCGCGGACGATCGTCCTGGCCAGGGAACCGAGCTCCGCGTGCTCGAGCCGGTCGCTGCCCAGCAGCCGGCGCGCCATCATCACCGCGGTCATGTGGTGCTGCGTCATGTCGACCAGGAACGTCTCGTCGAGCCGGTCACCGTCGAGCCGGGTGAGGTCGCGCATCATCGGGTCGTACGTCGACGTGGCCGGAGCCCCGCCGTACCACTGCGACGACCAGGTCCGCATCCGGTCGACCTGGGCCGTCTGGTCGGCGACGATGCGCCGGCCGAAGGCCCGCATCTCGGACCGCTCCGAGCGGCGCAGCTCGCGGGCGGCGGTGATCGCCTCCTCGTGGTGGGCGACCATGTCGGCCAGGAAGCGCTCCTCGCCGACGTCCGCGCCCATGCCTGGACCCGTGCCCGAGCCCGTGCCCGCGCCTGGGCCCATGCCGGAGCCCGAGCCCGTGACGGGGTCCGACGGACCGCGCGAGGCGAGGCCGGCTCCGACGGCGGCCCCGCCGAGCGCGGCCAGGACCACCAGGGCCGTGACGGCGGCCAGCAGGCCCCGGGACAGGTGTCGGCGGGAGGAGGAGGTGGGTCCGGAAGCGCTCATGCAGCCAGGCTCGGCTGCCGGCGTCCGGCCGACCAGGGGCGGGAGGCACCCGTCAGGAGGACCCGCGTCCCGTCCCGTCCGCGATGTCGGCCGGGACGTCGGCGAGCGGTCGGGGAGGGGTGCGGGTCGTGACGCGCACGACCCCCGCGACGGAGGCTGCGCTCGCCTCCGCGACGGCACGGTCCTCGGTGGTCGTGGGTCCGGTGACGACCACCGACCCCGCGACGACGTCGACCTGCCACTCCGGGTGGAGGAGGTCGCCGAACAGCGCCACCACCTCGTCACGGATCGCCTGGTCTCCCCGGGCGCGGACGCGGACGAGGTCGCTGCGGCTGATGATGCCGACCAGGGTCCCGGCGTCGTCGACGACGGGGAGGCTCTTGAAGCCGTGGGTGCGCATCAGCACGACCACCTCGGCGACGTCGGTGGCCGCGTGCACGGTGAGGGCGGGGGAGGTCATCACCTCGCCGACCGTCCGGCCGGTCGCGTCGCGGGGCTCCGGCGGTGGCCGCAGGTGGGCGCGCCGGTCGGGCGGGAAGGCGTCCTGCAGCAGGTCGGCCTCGCTCACCACCCCGAGCACGGCCCGGTGCTCGTCCACGACCGGCGCCGCCGAGATCCCGTGGGTGGCCAGGTCGGCGGCGGTCTCCTCGAGGGTGCGTGTCGTGCCGACCGTGACCGGGTCGGGGGTCATCGCGTCGCGGACGAGCATGGGGGTCCTCCGTGGGTGAGGGTGTGGACGTCAGCTCCAGCCTCTCGCGGCGGTGGTGGTGGTGGCAGCGACGGACGAGGGTCCCGGTGGCGGCGCGGCGGCGAGCCGTCCCTGGCAGGCGCGCGCCAGTCCGCGGCCCCACGCGACGGCGTGACCGACCTCCTCCCGGCGCAGGGGTCCGCGCGGCCCCTCGACGACGAAGCCCTGCGGCCGCGCCACGAGCGAGAAGCCCAGGTGCCGCAGCAGGTGCGCGCCGCGGGACGCAGCAGACGGGGGCAGGCGCTCGGTCGACCGCACCCGGGTGTCGAACATCGCCACGAGGGGGCGGTGGTGGGGGCACGGCGTCGCCCCGGCGACCGTGAGCCAGTCGCGCACGCCCGTCGCGGAGGAGGCGCTGCCGGCACCCTGGCGGACGGCGTCCTGCCTGGTGCGGGGGCGGCCGAGCGAGAACGCGTGGGTGGGTGCCCCGACGACGAGCAGGTCGAGCCCGACCAGCCGGAGCGGCGGCGCCGCACCCACCGCGACGACGGTGGCGCCCATGCCCTCGAGGACCAGGCCGCGACCGACCGCGCGGGCGATCGTCTCGGTGCTCTCGACGTGCGACTCGTAGACGACCAGGGCGCTCGGCCGGGTGTCCCTGCCTGTGCTGACGTCCATGGGTCTCCTCGGCTCGGGCGACGGCGGGTGCCTGCGACCAGCATGCGGCGGCACGACCGACCTGCCCAGGGCACAAGGTCCCGGCACGGCGGTGGCCGCGCGGTGGCGCGTCGGGGGACCTCCCCTCCCCGACCGGGGGCACTTCGGCCCTGCCGAGGAGCCGGCGGCGCGTGTTTCGGTGACCGCGGCGCGCCGACCGCGCCCGGACCCCAGGAGCAGCGATGACCGTCATGGAGCACCGCGCCGGGCAGGCGCCGGCCGCGCCGCTCGACCAGCTCGGTCTCGTCATCGCCCTGCTGCTGCCGTTCCAGGTGACCGACGAGGTCGTCGGATCGACCGCGTCCATCGTGCTCGCCCAGGCCGAGGACCGGATGCACACCAGCAGGGCCGTCATGGTCGCCACCGTGGGCAGGTGAGCGGCATGAGGCTGGTCGTGGCCCTCGGGGGCAACGCGCTGCTCCGTCGCGGTGAGCGTCCCGACGCCGCCGTCCAGCTCGAGCACGTGGCGCAGGCGGCGCCGGCCCTCGCGGCGGTGGCTGCCGCCCACGAGGTGGTGCTGGTGCACGGCAACGGCCCCCAGGTCGGTCTGCTGGCGGTCGAGAGCGCCGCCGACCGCAGCCTGAGCGCGCCGTACGCCTTCAGCGACCTCGTGGCCGAGACCCAGGGGCTGATCGGCTACTGGTTGCAGCAGGGCCTCGCCAACGCCGGGCTCGCCACCCCGGTCGTCACCCTGGTGACCCAGACGGTCGTCGACGCCTCGGACCCGGCCTTCGGGCACCCGTCGAAGCCGGTCGGCGCCGTCCTGGGTGAGGTCGAGGCGCGGGACCAGGCCCGCGCGCACGGGTGGTCGGTGGCGCGGGACGGTGGGGGCTGGCGCCGGGTCGTCGCCTCCCCGCTGCCGCAGCGTGTCGTGGAGCTCGAGATCGCCGAGCACCTCCTGGGCCAGGGGGTGACGGTGGTGCTCGCCGGAGGCGCCGGGGTGCCCGTGGTGGAGGGCCCCCGCGGCCTGGAGGGCGTCGACGCCGTCGTCGACAAGGACTTCACCGCCGCCCTCGTGGCCGAGCGGCTCGGGGCCGATGCCCTCGTGATGCTCACCGACGTGGAGGCGGTGATGTCCGGCTTCGGCACGCCCGGTCGACGTCCGCTGGGCGCGGTGACCACGGCCGACCTGGCGCGTGAGGACTTCCCGGCGGGATCGATGGGCCCCAAGGTGGCGGCCGCCTGCCAGTTCGTCGACCGCACCGGTGGCCGGGCCGCCATCGGCTCGCTGGAGACCGCGGCCGAGGTCGTCGCGGGCACCGCCGGCACCCAGGTGACCGCCTCGCGGACCTGATGGACCTGGTCGCCGTGGGTCGCGGGAGCGCGGGACGACCGGGGGTCCCGGGACCCGGGGGCGCCGGGACCAAGGACCCACGTCCGGGCGCCCCGGGTGCCCTGCCCCGGAGGCGTGGTGCTCGTCCACGGTGGGGGCATGAGCCACGAGACGGACCAGACGACCAGCACCCCCGGGACCATCTGGGTCGGCGTCGACGGGAGCAGCGGCAGCCACGCCGCGGTGCGGTACGCCGCGCACGCGGCCCAGGCGCTCGACCTCGGCGTCCACCTGCTGCACGTGATCCCGATCGACATGGCGATGTCGCCGATGTTCCCGCTGGTGCCCGAGGACATGGAGCCCGTGGCCCACCGGCTGCTCGCGGAGGCGTCGCAGCGGGCCGCCGAGATCGTCCCGGCCGACCGGGTCACCTCCTCCCTGCACCACGGGCAGCGGACCCGGAGCCTCGTCGAGGCCTCCGGACGGGCCCGCCTCCTGGTCCTCGGTCGCGCTCGGAGGTCGACGGTCGAGCGGCTGCTGACCGGGTCGGTCGCCACGGGCGTCGCCGCCCGCTCGGACGGCTGTGTCGTCGTGGTGCCCGCCGACTGGCAGGCGCCCGACGAGCAGCTCCACGTCGTGGTGGGCGTCAAGGACCCCGAGCACTGCGCCGACCTCGCGCTGCGCGCCGTACGGCTGGCGGCCGACCGTGGTGGCCGGGTGACCTTCGTCCACGTGTGGGACCTGCCCTGGCAGTACGACGACCAGTCCTCCTCGCTCGACCGGGAGTGGACCGAGCGTGCCCGCGCCGCCGTCGACGCCGGGCTCCAGGAGGTGCTGGCGCTGCACCGCGACGTCCCGGTGCAGCTCCGCGTCCTGCGGGGCCAGGCCGCACGCGTGCTCCAGGACCAGGCCGCCACCGCCGACCTGCTCCTGCTCGCGCGCCGCGGTCACCTCCTCCCGCGCGGCCACCTCGGCGGCACGGCGCGCGCGCTGCTGCGCGAGGGCACGTGCCCGGTCGAGGTGGTGCCGCCCGCCGACGCGTCCTCGGACGGGGGCGATCTCGTCGTCGAGGAGGGCGGCCAGGAGACCGCGCCGGGCCGCGGCGCGCCGCTGCCGGTCTGATCGTGTGCGCCGGCCCTGGACACCGGTCCGTCCGCGGTGGAGGCTGGGGGAGCCCCGGGCCCGCCCGACCACCCGGTGGTCGGAGGCCCGCGTCATGCCCGAGAGCGACGTCTTCCCGCACCCGGGCGCGGGACGGGCGCCCGGCGAGGGATGGACGCAGTCGACCCCGGGGTTCGGGCGCTGGCTGCACGACTTCACCGACGGCACCTGGTCGTGGTCGGAGGAGATGATCGCGATGTACGACGCGGGGCTCAGCAACCCCGGCGACGTCGAGGCGGTCTTCGCGCGGCTCCACCCCGACGACGCCGACCGCGTCCGCACCAGCCTGGAGCGGGCGATGCGCACCGGGGCCCCGCTGAACGGCCAGTACCGCTTCCGCACCGACACCCGTGGCGAGCGGGTCTTCGCCTTCTTCGGCGACCCCGTCCGGATCGGGCGCGACATGGTGGTGGCGCTGCGCGGCTACACCATCGACGTCACCGACCACGTCCAGGCCGTCGCGCGGGGGATGGCGACCGAGATGGTCGAGGAGCTGCTGGGCGAGCGGTCGAGCGGCTGAGGACCGGCGCTCAGCGCTTGCGCCACTCGATGGCCGGGCAGGTGTCCATCACCATCGCGAGTCCCGCGGCCGTCGTACGACCGAAGGCGGCCTCGTCGACCACCCCGAGCTGGAACCAGACGCCCCTGGCGCCGACCTGCACGGCCTCGTCGGCGAACTGCCCGGCCGCCTCGGAGCGGCGGAAGACGTCGACGACGTCGACGGGGAACGGGATCTCCGCCAGCGTGGCGTAGCCCTGCTCACCGAGCACCGTCGGCGCGTCGGGGTGGACCGGCACGATCCGCTTGCCGTGCTGCTGCAGCAGCGAGGCGATGGAGTACGCCGTCCGGCTGGTGTCGCCCGACAGGCCCACCACCGCCCACGTCTCGCACTCGTCGAGCATCAGGTCGACGGCCGCCGGGTCCTGCCAGTTCGTAGCCATATCCCGAGCCTAGGCTCGCGCCCATGGCGACCGACGGGGTTCCCTCCATCCCTGGGCGCATCCGCGCCGGGCAGGTCACGCCGGCCCCCGACGGCCCCCACGTCGAGCAGGTCGGCTGGGGCGTGGCCCGCCAGGTGGCGCGGCTGCTGGCCGAGCGGGTCGACGACCCGCTGCTCGCGCGGCTGCCCGAGCTGGCCGAGGCGCCCGGGCACGTCGTGCACGTGCTCTTCGAGCGGCGTACGGCGACCGCGGCCGCGCTCGTCGAGCTGGTCGGTGACACGGCCCACTACCGCGGCGACGTCGTGCTCCCCGAGGCCGTGCCGCAGGCGCGGCTGGCGCTCCTCGTCCGGGCGTCGTACGACGCGGCGGCCGCCGGCGCGACCTGGCTGGCCGTGACGCACCCGCCCGGCGACCTCCGCGCGCTGGGGCTGGCCTGACCGCCGCGGGCCGTCGCGCTAACGATCGCTAACATCGGACCCATGACCTCTGACGCCGGCTACCCGATGTACGCGCTCTCCGAGGAGCACCAGGCGATCCGCGAGGCGGTCCGCGCCGTCGCCGACGCCAAGATCGCGCCGTTCGCCGCGGCTGTCGACGAGGAGGCCCGCTACCCCCACGAGGCCGCCGCCGCGCTGCTCGCGGCCGACTTCCACGCCCCGCACGTGCCCGAGGAGTACGGCGGCGCCGGCGCCGACGCGCTCGCCACCGTGATCGTGATCGAGGAGGTGGCCCGCGCCTGCGCGAGCTCCTCGCTGATCCCCGCGGTCAACAAGCTCGGCTCGCTGCCCGTCCAGATCAGCGGCTCCGAGGAGCTGAAGAAGCACTACCTGTCCAAGCTGGCCGCGGGGGAGGGCGGGTTCTCCTACTGCCTCTCCGAGCCCGACGCCGGGTCGGACGCCGGCGGCATGAAGTGCACCGCCAAGCAGGACGGCGACGGCTGGGTGCTCAACGGCACCAAGCGCTGGATCACCAACGCCGGCGAGTCAGAGTTCTACACCGTCATGGCCGTCACCGACCCCGACAAGCGCACCCGCGGCGGGATCTCGGCGTTCGTGGTCGAGAAGTCCGACGAGGGCGTGTCGTTCGGCGCCCCGGAGAAGAAGCTCGGCATCAAGGGCTCCCCGACGCGCGAGGTCTACCTCGACAACGTCCACATCCCGGGGAGTCGCATCATCGGCGAGGTCGGCAGCGGCTTCGCGACCGCGATGAAGACCCTCGACCACACCCGCGTCACCATCGCCGCTCAGGCCGTCGGCATCGCCCAGGGCGCGCTCGACTACGCCCTGTCCTACGCCCAGGAGCGTCAGCAGTTCGGCAAGCCGATCGCCGACTTCCAGGGCCTGCAGTTCCTGCTCGCCGACATGGGCATCAAGGTCGAGGCCGCCCGCCAGATCACCTACGCCGCCGCCGGTCGCTCCGAGCGCGGGGATGCGGACCTCACCTTCTTCGGTGCCGCCTCCAAGACCTTTGCCTCCGACACCGCGATGCAGGTCACCACAGACGCGGTGCAGGTGCTCGGTGGCTACGGCTTCACCCGCGACTACCCGGTCGAGCGGATGATGCGCGACGCCAAGATCACCCAGATCTACGAGGGCACCAACCAGGTGCAGCGGATCGTCGCCGCCCGCCAGCTGCTCGCCGGGATCCAGTCGCAGCTCTGAGCTGAGGGTCCGCAGGCTCCTCTGACTGGCCGAGGCCATCGGTGCCGGCCGCTCATGCCGCGGCTGTGGCCTTCCGTTCGGCTGTACGCGGCACTCAGGCGCACCGGACCGCACGCTGGGCTGTGATGGGGGGCCCAGCTACCCGGGCGGTAGCTGGTGCGGCGCCGTCCGGGCGGCACCGCACCGCCTGAGTCGGTGTAGTTCACTGCACGTTCTCCGGGTCGCCGCCGCTCCGGCCCGCCCGGCCCACCACGCGAGGCCCCGGCGACCCGCCCGCAGCGTCAATCAGGTCAGTTCGGCCGTGACGGCGTCGCAGAACTCTCCGGACTCATTGCCGTGGAAGTCACCGGTGACTTCTTCGATGAGCTGCGAGCCAGGCGCCTTGTCGCCCAGCGTGTCCTGGATGTTGGTGGCCTTGTAGACACCGTTGCTGGTGACCAGCTGGCCGCCGTCCGCGGCGTGCAGCCGGAACGTTCCCGCGTCGACGGTCGTGAACTGGTAGATCGTCGGTCGTGCCGGGTCGAGCAGCGTCGCTGTGGTCTCGACGAAGGTACCGCTGCCGCGCGTGGTGACGGAGGGTCCGTCGGGGTCCGAGGCGAGCGTGATCTCCTCTGTGAAGCGGTACCGGTCGTGCACCAGGAACGCCT harbors:
- a CDS encoding acyl-CoA dehydrogenase family protein, with translation MTSDAGYPMYALSEEHQAIREAVRAVADAKIAPFAAAVDEEARYPHEAAAALLAADFHAPHVPEEYGGAGADALATVIVIEEVARACASSSLIPAVNKLGSLPVQISGSEELKKHYLSKLAAGEGGFSYCLSEPDAGSDAGGMKCTAKQDGDGWVLNGTKRWITNAGESEFYTVMAVTDPDKRTRGGISAFVVEKSDEGVSFGAPEKKLGIKGSPTREVYLDNVHIPGSRIIGEVGSGFATAMKTLDHTRVTIAAQAVGIAQGALDYALSYAQERQQFGKPIADFQGLQFLLADMGIKVEAARQITYAAAGRSERGDADLTFFGAASKTFASDTAMQVTTDAVQVLGGYGFTRDYPVERMMRDAKITQIYEGTNQVQRIVAARQLLAGIQSQL
- a CDS encoding PAS domain-containing protein; the encoded protein is MPESDVFPHPGAGRAPGEGWTQSTPGFGRWLHDFTDGTWSWSEEMIAMYDAGLSNPGDVEAVFARLHPDDADRVRTSLERAMRTGAPLNGQYRFRTDTRGERVFAFFGDPVRIGRDMVVALRGYTIDVTDHVQAVARGMATEMVEELLGERSSG
- a CDS encoding CoA-binding protein, with the translated sequence MATNWQDPAAVDLMLDECETWAVVGLSGDTSRTAYSIASLLQQHGKRIVPVHPDAPTVLGEQGYATLAEIPFPVDVVDVFRRSEAAGQFADEAVQVGARGVWFQLGVVDEAAFGRTTAAGLAMVMDTCPAIEWRKR